One segment of Rhodothermus bifroesti DNA contains the following:
- the moaC gene encoding cyclic pyranopterin monophosphate synthase MoaC, with translation MTQELQAREYMLTHLNPEGGVHMVDVSAKSDTVRTAVASGRVVLPADVLQAILAHEVRKGDVLTVAQIAGILGAKRTSQLIPLCHHVNLTGIDLELKPNEETHSIEIRAFTKATGPTGVEMEALTAVAVAALTIYDMCKSLSKEIVITDIQLLAKTGGASGDYRKALPR, from the coding sequence ATGACGCAGGAACTCCAAGCCCGGGAATACATGCTTACGCACCTGAATCCAGAGGGAGGGGTGCATATGGTAGACGTGTCAGCCAAGTCGGACACCGTGCGTACTGCTGTGGCCAGTGGGCGCGTTGTCCTACCGGCTGACGTATTGCAGGCCATCTTGGCTCATGAAGTACGCAAAGGGGATGTGCTGACTGTAGCGCAAATTGCTGGCATCCTCGGAGCTAAGCGAACCAGTCAGCTCATCCCGCTGTGCCACCATGTCAACCTAACGGGGATTGACCTGGAACTTAAACCCAACGAAGAGACCCATAGCATTGAGATCCGGGCTTTTACCAAGGCGACCGGCCCCACAGGCGTGGAAATGGAGGCGCTAACTGCTGTTGCGGTGGCGGCGCTCACCATTTATGACATGTGCAAATCCCTTTCTAAAGAGATTGTCATCACGGATATCCAACTCTTGGCCAAAACGGGAGGTGCAAGCGGCGACTACCGTAAAGCCCTGCCCCGATAG
- the dtd gene encoding D-aminoacyl-tRNA deacylase, with amino-acid sequence MVALVQRVAEASVEVNGQITGAIGRGLLILLGVHRDDTEAEADWLARKCAHLRIFPDEEGKMNRSLKDVGGQALVVSQFTLYGDVSRGHRPSFTESAAPEKAECLYQYFVQRLAQELGQTVPTGVFGAMMRVHLVNDGPVTLWVERKAISCHED; translated from the coding sequence ATGGTTGCCTTAGTACAACGCGTTGCTGAAGCCTCTGTGGAGGTCAATGGACAAATTACCGGAGCCATTGGCCGCGGCTTGCTCATTTTGCTAGGGGTGCACCGTGACGATACGGAGGCTGAGGCCGATTGGCTGGCCCGAAAATGCGCCCATCTTCGAATTTTCCCCGATGAAGAGGGTAAAATGAACCGTTCGCTTAAAGATGTGGGCGGCCAAGCCTTGGTGGTTTCTCAGTTTACACTCTACGGCGACGTCTCGCGCGGCCATCGGCCTTCGTTTACCGAATCGGCCGCGCCGGAAAAGGCCGAATGTCTGTATCAGTACTTTGTCCAACGTCTGGCCCAGGAGCTGGGCCAAACCGTGCCTACCGGTGTTTTTGGAGCTATGATGCGCGTGCACCTGGTGAATGATGGCCCAGTTACGCTCTGGGTGGAACGTAAAGCGATATCTTGCCATGAGGATTAA
- a CDS encoding glycosyltransferase, which yields MMQTFLPLLAVFQLVVLLYFLALNTYYLITSLLAFRSLHRYARRLSSVDIDDLIATAGAPPVTIIVPAYNEAATIVEASRSLLTLRYPDYEILIVNDGSTDATLEVLQTTYRLQPAPRFPLAHLPTAPVRGVYQSQTHLNLWVIDKENGKRADAINAGINFCRTPLLCIVDADGILEPEALMRIVRPFLEDVHTVASGGIIRVVNGCRVQDGLVADVRLPKRWLARFQVVEYLRSFLAGRVGWDALQIMLLISGAFGMFRRDLVVAVGGLAHDSVGEDFELTVRLHRYCRERRLPYAIHFVPDPVAWTEVPETTALLGRQRDRWQRGLIDTLRRHRRLMLNPRYGRIGLVAYPYFFFFEMLGPVIEFLGYIVFFILGITGHISPAAALLFLWIAVLMSAVLSVAAVGLEELSFRRYPQLRDLFLLLLLSLLESFGYRQLITFYRIRGTISYLRGQTGWGTMERKGFQKG from the coding sequence ATGATGCAGACGTTCTTGCCGCTGTTGGCGGTTTTTCAATTGGTGGTACTGCTCTACTTTTTAGCCCTGAACACTTACTATCTAATCACCAGCCTACTGGCTTTTCGCAGCTTACATCGCTATGCTCGGCGGCTAAGTTCAGTGGATATCGATGACCTGATTGCTACAGCAGGTGCTCCGCCGGTAACGATTATTGTACCGGCGTACAACGAAGCAGCCACCATTGTCGAGGCTTCCCGCTCCCTACTCACACTACGGTATCCCGACTACGAAATCCTCATCGTCAATGATGGCTCGACCGACGCTACGCTGGAGGTCCTGCAAACGACTTATCGTCTACAGCCAGCCCCTCGCTTCCCTTTGGCCCATTTGCCTACCGCTCCGGTACGCGGTGTTTATCAGAGCCAGACGCACTTGAACTTGTGGGTTATCGACAAAGAAAACGGCAAACGTGCTGATGCCATCAATGCTGGGATTAACTTTTGCCGTACCCCACTGCTATGCATTGTAGACGCCGACGGTATCCTCGAGCCCGAAGCGCTCATGCGGATCGTGCGTCCCTTTTTGGAAGATGTACATACGGTAGCTTCGGGCGGTATCATTCGGGTGGTCAACGGCTGTCGCGTGCAGGATGGGCTGGTAGCCGACGTACGTCTCCCGAAACGATGGCTAGCGCGGTTTCAGGTGGTAGAGTACCTGCGCTCGTTTCTTGCGGGTAGGGTCGGCTGGGATGCACTTCAGATCATGCTGCTCATCTCCGGAGCTTTTGGGATGTTTCGGCGCGATCTGGTGGTTGCTGTTGGCGGGTTAGCCCACGACAGTGTGGGTGAAGATTTTGAGCTAACGGTGCGTTTGCATCGCTATTGCCGCGAGCGGCGTTTGCCCTATGCCATCCACTTTGTGCCTGATCCCGTTGCTTGGACCGAAGTTCCTGAAACTACAGCGCTACTGGGCCGCCAGCGCGATCGCTGGCAGCGCGGCCTAATCGACACGCTGCGACGTCATCGACGCCTGATGCTTAATCCGCGCTATGGCCGAATTGGCTTGGTCGCCTATCCCTACTTTTTCTTTTTTGAAATGCTTGGCCCTGTGATCGAGTTTTTAGGCTACATCGTGTTTTTTATCCTAGGGATTACGGGGCATATCTCCCCAGCTGCTGCGCTGCTTTTTTTGTGGATTGCCGTGCTTATGAGCGCTGTGCTTTCGGTTGCTGCCGTTGGTTTAGAAGAACTCTCTTTTCGCCGTTACCCTCAGCTACGGGATTTATTCCTGCTTTTACTGTTGTCGCTGCTGGAAAGCTTTGGCTACCGTCAGCTCATCACGTTTTATCGCATTCGCGGTACGATTTCATACCTGCGCGGCCAAACAGGCTGGGGCACAATGGAACGCAAAGGATTTCAAAAGGGCTAA
- a CDS encoding YaiO family outer membrane beta-barrel protein: protein MQKLAFCLSLFFSLPITGIAQQPPSRWGAQVSYAYEALSGRRAPWQISSAILQRHFAKTTLLAELASVQRFRRRDLAFALEGWAALWPQAYGNLRLQYAPSPNFSPTYEPYLELYQGIGAWEVAVALRYRHFSNQEVTTWGLATGRYLGNWYLRTQALVTVVVGHFNWTQRILARRYGTSPTSFVEVQAGYGRGVEIVDTGPVLKQLRTYFVTCRIQHFLTQTVGGTIGLSYSNDDLFTRRGAVLGVLTRW, encoded by the coding sequence ATGCAAAAGCTGGCTTTTTGTTTGAGCTTGTTTTTTAGCCTGCCAATTACAGGCATTGCGCAGCAGCCCCCATCCCGATGGGGTGCGCAGGTAAGCTACGCTTACGAGGCGCTTAGCGGCAGGCGCGCTCCTTGGCAAATCAGCAGTGCCATACTCCAACGTCATTTCGCGAAAACCACGCTTCTAGCCGAGCTTGCTTCGGTACAACGCTTCCGGCGCCGAGATCTGGCCTTTGCCCTCGAGGGATGGGCAGCACTCTGGCCGCAGGCTTACGGTAACCTGCGCTTGCAATACGCTCCGTCTCCGAATTTTTCGCCCACTTATGAGCCGTACCTTGAACTTTACCAGGGCATTGGGGCTTGGGAAGTAGCCGTAGCACTCCGCTATCGTCATTTCTCCAATCAGGAGGTCACCACGTGGGGACTGGCAACGGGACGTTACTTAGGCAACTGGTACCTGCGAACCCAGGCCTTAGTAACGGTCGTGGTCGGCCATTTCAACTGGACCCAACGCATTTTAGCGCGTCGTTACGGTACCTCCCCGACCTCCTTTGTAGAAGTGCAAGCCGGCTATGGCCGTGGCGTAGAAATTGTCGATACAGGCCCTGTGCTTAAGCAACTGCGCACCTACTTTGTTACCTGCCGCATCCAGCACTTCCTGACGCAAACGGTAGGGGGTACGATAGGGTTAAGCTACAGCAATGATGATCTATTTACGCGTCGGGGAGCAGTGCTGGGTGTGCTAACGCGCTGGTGA
- a CDS encoding amidohydrolase has translation MRIKRGPWFWTFCLGVMGAYGQADYVLVGGRLYTVDPAQPIAEAMAVQGERILMVGTSEQVLAAYPNAQRIDLDGYVVVPGFIDAHAHLMGLGLNRMQADLTGTRSVQEVLERLKAFATSLPEGAWLLGRGWDQNDWPVKAFPTRYMLDAAFPDRPVWLVRIDGHAAWANTAALQQAAPELLATFVADPPGGRIVRDAQGIPTGVFIDAAMELVARHIPRPTEAVLEEALQRAVTEVHRYGLTGVHDAGADWDTIQRYWRAIDRDALRLRLYVMVDGLGEAFEHICTQGPILGYKGYLTVRSVKFYIDGALGSRGAALLAEYSDDPENQGLLRYAPEVFAEMVQQAMRCGLQVNTHAIGDRGVRVVLDAYEQALQTLGRTAGRHRVEHAQVIAPPDFARFAALGVIASMQPTHAISDMYWAEDRLGPERVRGAYAWRTLLRHGARLAFGSDFPVESPNPLLGFYAAVTRQDAQGWPPGGWYPEERLTREEALRAFTLGAAYAAFQEDELGSLTPGKYADFVVLSQDIMTIPPEEILQTQVLATFVGGQCVFHHEAAAGLCPKLP, from the coding sequence ATGAGGATTAAGCGAGGACCTTGGTTTTGGACTTTTTGCTTGGGGGTCATGGGTGCTTACGGGCAAGCTGATTACGTGCTCGTCGGAGGGCGCCTCTATACGGTCGATCCAGCCCAACCGATTGCCGAAGCCATGGCAGTGCAAGGCGAGCGCATCCTCATGGTAGGGACTAGCGAGCAGGTGCTGGCTGCTTATCCAAACGCGCAACGTATAGATTTGGATGGGTATGTGGTGGTGCCTGGCTTTATAGATGCGCATGCCCATTTGATGGGATTAGGACTAAACCGGATGCAAGCAGACCTGACCGGTACGCGTTCGGTCCAAGAGGTACTTGAACGCCTTAAAGCGTTTGCAACGTCGCTGCCGGAAGGGGCTTGGCTGCTAGGGCGCGGTTGGGACCAAAACGACTGGCCCGTAAAGGCATTCCCTACACGCTACATGCTAGACGCTGCGTTTCCGGATCGGCCTGTATGGCTGGTGCGTATCGATGGCCATGCTGCATGGGCAAATACTGCTGCGCTTCAACAGGCTGCGCCAGAGTTGCTAGCAACGTTTGTGGCCGATCCCCCTGGAGGTCGTATCGTGCGCGATGCCCAAGGCATACCGACAGGCGTGTTCATTGATGCCGCTATGGAACTCGTGGCCCGCCATATCCCTAGACCTACAGAAGCGGTGCTGGAAGAAGCCTTGCAGCGGGCAGTCACTGAAGTGCATCGCTACGGCCTTACGGGTGTGCATGATGCCGGTGCCGACTGGGACACCATTCAACGGTATTGGCGCGCTATCGACCGCGACGCACTCCGCCTGCGGCTGTACGTCATGGTGGATGGCCTAGGCGAAGCCTTCGAGCATATTTGTACTCAGGGGCCAATCTTAGGCTATAAAGGTTATCTGACGGTGCGCTCAGTCAAATTTTACATCGATGGGGCCCTTGGAAGCCGAGGGGCAGCCCTTTTGGCTGAGTATAGCGATGACCCTGAGAATCAGGGTCTATTACGGTACGCACCGGAAGTTTTTGCTGAAATGGTACAGCAGGCCATGCGTTGCGGCCTGCAAGTCAACACCCATGCCATTGGCGATCGGGGTGTACGCGTGGTGCTTGATGCGTACGAGCAGGCGCTGCAAACCTTAGGACGCACCGCTGGCCGGCATCGCGTCGAACATGCACAGGTGATCGCTCCGCCAGATTTTGCCCGATTTGCAGCATTAGGCGTGATTGCTTCCATGCAACCTACACATGCGATCAGCGACATGTATTGGGCCGAAGATCGGCTAGGACCAGAGCGGGTGCGCGGGGCGTACGCCTGGCGTACGTTGCTGCGGCATGGCGCACGCCTGGCTTTCGGCTCTGACTTTCCGGTTGAATCGCCTAACCCCTTACTGGGATTTTATGCAGCTGTGACCCGGCAAGACGCGCAGGGTTGGCCCCCGGGCGGTTGGTATCCCGAGGAACGCCTAACGCGCGAAGAGGCGCTTCGCGCCTTTACACTCGGGGCCGCTTATGCTGCTTTCCAAGAGGATGAGCTGGGTTCACTCACGCCAGGCAAATATGCTGATTTTGTGGTCCTCTCGCAGGACATCATGACGATACCCCCTGAAGAGATTCTGCAAACGCAGGTACTGGCTACCTTCGTCGGTGGCCAGTGTGTGTTTCATCACGAAGCAGCCGCTGGGCTGTGCCCCAAGCTCCCATGA
- a CDS encoding HEAT repeat domain-containing protein, with product MIGAIAQELLELTFGDRLFQAALIFFYVLVGLTGLMVIAAVLLRWRNEWQQAHLQHQEARWKAQLMAVLVGAQPPETLWAIVAPNEALAFCAFLYRFARRVKGTELAQFRRLARPYLPQLRRAIDRGSPEKRAYYLQILGVLSDENLSEVLLQALDDPAPLVALVAFRRLARAENAHLTPHLVDRLHRFSQSSPALLASLLSRLGFEALPMLRQALSNVQRPSWVRAVLAETLSLLNDPHGAFIAARLLQEKDLPEELTIALLRLLAHGGSPAHATILLPYLRHPKEALRLEAVQTLGTIGDSSSLPLLVEAMHDDSPWVALAAARALKRQNAFSLLAQLAEQYPSRRLLIEQVLHESPQEEP from the coding sequence ATGATTGGAGCCATTGCACAAGAGCTATTAGAGTTGACGTTTGGGGATCGGCTTTTCCAGGCCGCCTTGATCTTTTTTTACGTACTTGTTGGGCTGACCGGTCTCATGGTCATCGCCGCTGTTCTGCTTCGCTGGCGGAACGAGTGGCAACAAGCGCACCTGCAACACCAGGAAGCGCGCTGGAAGGCGCAGCTCATGGCCGTACTGGTCGGAGCACAACCTCCAGAAACCTTATGGGCTATTGTAGCGCCCAACGAAGCACTGGCGTTCTGTGCGTTTTTGTATCGATTTGCCCGCAGGGTAAAAGGCACCGAGCTAGCGCAATTTCGCCGATTGGCAAGGCCATACCTACCTCAACTGCGACGGGCCATCGACCGGGGCAGTCCGGAAAAACGTGCCTACTACTTGCAAATTCTAGGTGTGCTCAGCGATGAAAATCTGTCTGAAGTGCTGCTTCAGGCATTGGATGACCCGGCTCCACTGGTTGCGCTTGTAGCTTTCCGCCGGCTTGCACGAGCCGAAAACGCACACCTTACTCCGCACCTTGTTGACCGCCTGCACCGCTTTAGTCAGAGCTCGCCGGCACTGCTGGCCTCCCTGCTGAGCCGCTTGGGTTTTGAGGCCCTGCCTATGCTACGCCAAGCGCTAAGCAATGTGCAGCGCCCGTCTTGGGTAAGGGCAGTTTTAGCCGAAACGCTCAGCCTGCTTAACGACCCTCATGGAGCGTTTATTGCTGCTCGGCTGCTTCAGGAAAAGGATCTGCCCGAAGAATTAACGATTGCGCTGTTGCGGCTGCTTGCCCATGGCGGTAGTCCGGCTCACGCCACCATTTTGCTTCCCTACTTGCGGCATCCTAAAGAAGCCCTTCGCTTAGAGGCAGTACAGACCTTGGGCACTATTGGAGACTCTAGCAGCTTACCCTTGCTTGTTGAAGCCATGCACGACGACTCGCCTTGGGTAGCGCTGGCTGCAGCCCGCGCCCTTAAGCGACAAAACGCCTTTAGCTTGCTAGCGCAGCTAGCCGAGCAATACCCTTCACGCCGACTGCTCATTGAACAGGTGCTGCACGAGTCGCCCCAGGAAGAGCCATGA
- the floA gene encoding flotillin-like protein FloA (flotillin-like protein involved in membrane lipid rafts) produces the protein MELLFSSGLILLALIVAGLFLFFYFVPVGLWVTAYFSGVRLNLVRDLVGMRLRKVPPAIIVKPLITAHKAGIYLETAQLEAHYLAGGNIQKVVNALISADKANIDLSFERAAAIDLAGRDVYEAVQVSVNPKVIETPPVSAVAKDGIQVRAIARVTVRANIDRLVGGAGEETIIARVGEGIVSTIGSANTHKEVLENPDRISKTVLEKGLDAGTAFEILSIDIADVDVGENIGAKLQIDQAEADLRVAQAKAEERRAAAVAREQEMRALVQEMRAKVVEAEAEIPRAIAEALRQGNLGVLDYYNLRNIQADTEMRRAIGGAGQQEAEGG, from the coding sequence ATGGAATTGCTCTTTTCATCCGGCCTGATTTTGCTGGCGCTGATTGTCGCCGGCCTATTTTTGTTTTTTTACTTCGTGCCGGTTGGGCTCTGGGTCACGGCTTACTTTTCGGGGGTGCGCCTAAACCTGGTGCGCGACCTGGTGGGCATGCGGCTACGTAAGGTGCCCCCGGCGATTATTGTCAAGCCGCTTATTACAGCCCATAAGGCAGGGATTTATCTGGAAACAGCGCAACTTGAAGCCCACTATCTAGCAGGGGGAAACATTCAAAAAGTGGTCAATGCGCTCATTTCAGCAGATAAGGCCAATATTGATCTAAGCTTTGAGCGGGCTGCAGCCATCGACTTGGCTGGTCGTGATGTGTATGAGGCTGTGCAAGTTTCAGTTAACCCCAAAGTCATTGAAACACCTCCGGTTTCGGCCGTGGCTAAGGATGGCATTCAGGTACGGGCAATTGCGCGCGTTACGGTACGGGCCAACATCGACCGGTTGGTAGGTGGCGCTGGTGAGGAAACCATTATCGCCCGCGTTGGCGAAGGCATTGTCTCGACCATCGGCTCGGCCAACACCCATAAAGAAGTGCTTGAAAATCCGGATCGTATCTCCAAGACGGTTCTGGAAAAAGGCTTGGATGCTGGGACAGCCTTTGAGATTCTGTCGATTGATATTGCGGACGTGGATGTAGGTGAAAACATTGGGGCTAAGTTGCAGATTGACCAAGCCGAAGCCGATTTGCGCGTAGCCCAGGCAAAGGCCGAAGAGCGGCGGGCAGCGGCTGTAGCACGTGAGCAGGAAATGCGGGCACTGGTGCAAGAGATGCGCGCCAAAGTGGTGGAGGCAGAAGCTGAAATCCCTCGAGCCATTGCCGAAGCGTTGCGCCAAGGCAATCTCGGCGTGCTTGATTATTACAACCTGCGTAACATCCAGGCCGACACTGAGATGCGCCGGGCCATTGGGGGTGCCGGTCAGCAGGAAGCGGAAGGGGGCTAA